Part of the Oncorhynchus mykiss isolate Arlee chromosome 12, USDA_OmykA_1.1, whole genome shotgun sequence genome, agcactacagaccctggttcgattccaggctgtatcacaaccggccgtgattgggagtcccatagggcggggcacaatttgcccagcgtcgtccgggttagagtttggccggggtaggccgtcattgtaaataagaatttgttcctaactgacttgactagttaaataaatgctAAATAAACATTTTAACAATGTCATACCGATGGAACAAATTATGAAATGATCAAACAAAGTAGTAGGCCTAGGCTGTATATGGCTGAGCACAGACGAAGTGTTGTCCAATGCTCCATGTTTGCCAGTTAATAATTAACACACTGCGTGCTGAAAATGGCATTCATTATAACTTCACAGTTTCAAAATCATTAGTCagttaaattacacaatgtatTGTAATAGTTTATTAAACCATGGATTTCCAGATACTGTATAAATATACAAAATTATTGTTTCTTTTGGTAACTCAAATGTACAGATTTTAAGAAATATTAAATGGGAATTTAATTATTTGATGAGATTCCAAACTTCAAAAATTAATCTGAAAAGTCAACTAATATTGTACATCTTGAGGTAACATATTGGATTAGTAACCATAGGTTGTGTTTTAGAAAATAAATTGTGAAGTCGAAATGGACTATGTTACGTTGAATCTGTCCTGGccaaactcaaaatgtaacatAAAATATATTGATACTCCCTTGATTATTAATTGGATGGTCAATCATAAATCCCTGATAAAACATCCAGCGCATTAACAGTATCACTGACACATGGTCATCACTGTACAAAAGCTTGCTTGTCTTATAATTCAAGTATAACATTAAGGGAATATTTTGTTGTTGAAAAGTTCAATACTGTTAACTGTAGCTGTATGTTATGTATTGATTGAGGAGTCAAGTAAAATTTCCCTCCAAACACTTCCCTTTTGGTATTATTCCATTTGAGGATTCTTAATCAGCATATTCATTtattaaaatgtaaaacattATGTATTCATGCCTCTAAGTGAGGAGCAAAATTACCAGTGATGCTGTTTGCTCACTTTATCTTTCATAATCTTGCATACATACACTATTTAACTCTTCAACTACTCATTCTCCCTCACATTAAAAAAACCTTGTTCTTCTGTCTCAGTCTACACCAGAGCCATTTATTTCCATTTCCATGTATTTGAATATATATGGCTCTAGTCTAGTGGAGGTTGCGGAGGggaagacggctcataataatgcccGGAACGcaacaaatggaatggcatcaaatacatggaaaccatgtgtttgatgtatttggtcgcattccactgattccgctccagacattaccacgagcctgtcctccccaatgaaAGTGCCACCAACCTTTCTGTGCGTCACCAATGGATGTAGATCGGGgttctccaactctgttcctagAGAGCTggcctcctgtaggtttttactcCAACCCCAGTTTTAACTAActtgattcagtttatcaactaACAactgtgctagattagggttggatcgaaaacctacaggacggtagctctcgaGGAACTGGGTAGGAGAGCTCTGATGTAGAAGCTGCCCTGTCATTGGCAAATCGAACTGCAGCATGTACAGTGTAAAATGACAAGTTTTCCATGTCTTTGTCAGCCTTCCCAAAGAAAGAGCCTTGACTGAGAGAATCTATGACCGTGGTGTTGCAGCTCGCTAGCAGCACCGTGACACCCACCTCCTTATAGTCTTTAAGGATCCCTTTGAAGGTTTGCATCCCTGTTGAGTCTATGAAGGGCATGGCAGAGCAGTCTAGGATGATCGTATGTAAGTCAAGTTCTCTGGAACCCAGCCCTACCTTTACCTCTCCATTAGTCTTGTCGGCTCTCCCAGCCTCCTTCGCTGCCAGTGTTTCCCCTTTTTTCTCTGCTTTCCTCCTCCTGGTCATCTCCAGGAAAGGTGCCAAGCCCACGGCTTTGTACAGGGACTTCAGGAAGAAGTCATTGTTTGCATAATACAGCGGGGCCTGGAAACGGAAGATCTTTACTTTAGGGAGAGACATGAGGTTTTCATACTCCTCCATATCCTCGTAGTGGGCAGTGTCATGGATCTGTCCCAGCAGAGAAACCTTGGGCTTCTGGGTCTGGACGATGATACAGAGCATAGAGAAAACTACCCCAACCACCAGCCCCATCTCCACACTGATCAGAGCTGAGGCACTCATCGTCACCATCCAGACAACAGCGTCCATCTTACTGATGCGCCACTTGCTGGGCACGTCTCTGAATTTACGGAGCGCACCCCTCAGGCTGACGATGATGATACAGGCCAGGACGCACTTCTGGAGGGAGTAAAAGAGAGGGGCAAAGAAGAGTAGGACCAGGAGAACGACGAAGGCACTCACAATGCTGGAGACCTGAGTCTGGCAGCCCGTGGAGTCTTTCACCATAGTCTTAGCCAGGGCAGCGCTGGTGGTAAAACAGTGGAAGAAAGAAGGGATGATGTTACAGAAAGCAATGGCCATCATCTCCTGGTTGGGGCGAACGGTGTAGCCGTTCTTCTTGGCAAACATCTCAGAGAGGGAAACCGTGAAGGCAAAGCTGATCACAGCCAGTGGGATGGCGTCGAAGGCCACCCTGGGCATCAACCCAAAACTGGGCACCTTAGGGGGGATGAAGCCTGTGGGGATAGCCCCAGAGACATTGGAGTCGTACCGTCTATGAAAGTCTCCAAAGTGGGACGCCAGTGTAGCGATCGCCACCACCACCAGCTCTGTGGGCAGGGGGATCTTAAGACGGTCCTTGACGCGCTCTTGGAGCTCCTTCCCCGCCACCAGGACGGAGATGCAGATGGCACTGGTGATCAGGTCACAGTAGTTGGTATTCTGGATGTTGCTTAAGATGTTGATCCAGGTGACCACCACTGTTCCATAGCCCTGGTGGCGAGGGATCTTGAGCCCCAGGAGGTACTTGGCTTGGACGGTGAGGATGGTGAACGAGGCGCCAGTGGCGAAGCCGTCCAGCATGGGGGCAGAGAGATAGACGGAGACAAAGCCCAGTCTGAACACAGCCATCAATACCTGGAAGGAGACAACCATTTTTATCAGATAGTTCATTTAATCTATTCTGAAGGTCAATATATTCAGCACAGTCATCTttgatgtacagatgtaggatcttcatttgatcactcgtTTATTGGCGATAACTTTCCtgtacagcaggaaatgcaaacttgtaccgtattcaaggcttaaaaaggcttctaaagttagtaatttccacttaaaaatgtcagacttgatttgccctaatgaaaaatgtatcaacccctacaataaATTCCCATGAATTATAATCTACAtcttttcctgttgctgcaggatttatTTTCTGCTGTAGAAACAAGGTtcatattaagatcctacatctgtaggggtTCTACGATGTTTATGACATCAGTGTTTAATCAAGTAAAATCATTTCAGGAGTAATTGTTACATCTGTTTCACAAAATCTTCAAAGCAGTTTTGAGAGTGATGAATCAGAGTGGTTGAGTTGAAAATGTACCTGGTAAATCCCAACCAA contains:
- the LOC100136215 gene encoding SLC26A1-like protein isoform X1, with amino-acid sequence MEEAKVTEVPHLERRVRKRKEHMALLKTKLSRSLSCSMPRVKTTLTGLFPVVLWLPKYKLKEYIWGDLMSGLVIGIILVPQAIAYCLLAGVDPIYGLYTSFFANIIYFFMGTSRHVSVGIFSLMSLMVGQVVDREVYMAGFDLDDTKADGILNVTVDSDSSAVNLTMGAFGMECGKECYAISIAAAMTFLVGIYQVLMAVFRLGFVSVYLSAPMLDGFATGASFTILTVQAKYLLGLKIPRHQGYGTVVVTWINILSNIQNTNYCDLITSAICISVLVAGKELQERVKDRLKIPLPTELVVVAIATLASHFGDFHRRYDSNVSGAIPTGFIPPKVPSFGLMPRVAFDAIPLAVISFAFTVSLSEMFAKKNGYTVRPNQEMMAIAFCNIIPSFFHCFTTSAALAKTMVKDSTGCQTQVSSIVSAFVVLLVLLFFAPLFYSLQKCVLACIIIVSLRGALRKFRDVPSKWRISKMDAVVWMVTMSASALISVEMGLVVGVVFSMLCIIVQTQKPKVSLLGQIHDTAHYEDMEEYENLMSLPKVKIFRFQAPLYYANNDFFLKSLYKAVGLAPFLEMTRRRKAEKKGETLAAKEAGRADKTNGEVKVGLGSRELDLHTIILDCSAMPFIDSTGMQTFKGILKDYKEVGVTVLLASCNTTVIDSLSQGSFFGKADKDMENLSFYTVHAAVRFANDRAASTSELSYPVPRELPSCRFSIQP
- the LOC100136215 gene encoding SLC26A1-like protein (The RefSeq protein has 6 substitutions compared to this genomic sequence) — protein: MALLKTKLSRSLSCSMPRVKTTLTGLFPVVLWLPKYKLKEYIWGDLMSGLVIGIILVPQAIAYCLLAGVDPIYGLYTSFFANIIYFFMGTSRHVSVGIFSLMSLMVGQVVDREVYMAGFDLDDTKADGILNVTVDSDSSAVNLTMGAFGMECGKECYAISIAAAMTFLVGIYQVLMAVFRLGFVSVYLSAPMLDGFATGASFTILTVQAKYLLGLKIPRHQGYGTVVVTWINILSNIQNTNYCDLITSAICISVLVAGRELQERFKDRLKIPLPTELVVVAIATLASHFGDFHRRYDSNVSGAIPTGFIPPKVPSFGLMPRVAFDAIPPAVISFAFTVSLSEMFAKKNGYTVRPNQEMMAIAFCNIIPSFFHCFTTSAALAKTMVKDSTGCQTQVSSIVSAFVVLLVLLLFAPLFYSLQKCVLACIIIVSLRGALRKFRDVPSKWRISKMDAVVWMVTMSASALISVEMGLVVGVVFSMLCIIVQTQKPKASLLGQIHDTAHYEDMEEYENLMSLPKVKIFRFQAPLYYANNDFFLKSLYKAVGLAPFLEMTRRRKAEKKGETLAAKEAGRADKTNGEVKVGLGSRELDLHTIILDCSAMPFIDSTGMQTFKGILKDYKEVGVTVLLASCNTTVIDSLSQGSFFGKADKDMENLSFYTVHAAVQFANDRAASTSELSYPVPRELPSCRFSIQP